In Trichocoleus desertorum NBK24, the following are encoded in one genomic region:
- a CDS encoding DUF6079 family protein, with protein MRYGDLIQFEPIETVVQLRDADRIQEAKRLVSTYAISDEMAEKLTFNLFPNLRLDGHDSKGVLIVGNYGTGKSHLMSVISAIAEHSNLTKDLTNSSIVHAAATIAGKFKVVRAEIGTTKMSLRNILVSVLEEYLGNLGIQYTFPSVEEVINTKPAFEKMMATFNSHPEYQDKGLLLVVDELLDYLGSRTDQELNLDLSFLREIGEVCKYLPFRFIAGLQEQLFDNDRFSYVAGAIRRVKDRFDQVLIATRDIKFVVAERLLKKNAEQKVKIREHLARFAKFYGNMNEQIEEYVDLFPIHPEYINVFNRIAFIEKREVLRTLSLAMRRKLDDVVHESEPGLISYDQYWTVIKENAAFKTIPEIREVVECSAKLEGLVESSYPPRASKEFAKKIIHGLSLYRLAVGDIEAPVGLTAEALRDGLCLYEPGVEDMSDEPADDLRGEVETALRLISNTVNGQFISATDRDSKGVPSGQFYLDIKKTTDYDAQINKRAESLDGSKLDQAYFRALAQILYLSDRYYAGTHLAWEYELEWRSHHASRIGYMFFGTPNQRSTAQPPRDFYIFFLQPFGELPKLSKSEASDVFFELGRRDETFDTALNWYAAALDLEATSSGKAKETYASKAAGYLRNLVRWLETNITTAFKVTYRGQTKPLPEWIKGKLTTGGARAGVRDIFNTAASVCLEDHFRQLAPDYPGFSVLITNENRPQAAQDALRWMRGTTQTKQATAVLDALELLDGDRLVPSESKYANYTLELLRSKGQGQILNRSELIQDEFGIEFMVRYRLEPEWIVVLLAGLVYNGDVVLSVRGKKYDAGDLDSLITAPISELVNFKHIEQPKDWNVPVLKAVFELVGLEPGKAVLVTQTGTEAEAIVAQQFQPRLSELVARILNARQHLPKLAVWGQALIPDGRLGTVYQTTLNDTKVFLESLQAFNTPAKLKNLRLDPSELGRQQRGVDTLRQVEYLLEMLTNLREPTNYLSQASMALPESHPWVIDVRQFRNQLVMELQDPEQREASAFQQSTRQKITELKREYIRTYATLHSRGRLGVAEVRQRNRLVQDERWKMLYRLKEIDVMPVQQLHDYQQRLNRLQECSQLTEQDLQSTPTCPHCQFRPVSEDVQSPVGLRLEQMDAELDQLVASWTKSLLDNLNSTVAQESIRLLSEDQQQAVTAFIESGELPDLTPDFIHTLQDSLSGLEKVVIQLEEIRSALLKGGSPISPEEFKNRFRDYLNGKIRGLDSTKVRIVLE; from the coding sequence ATGCGATATGGCGACCTAATTCAATTTGAGCCAATTGAGACCGTTGTTCAACTGCGGGATGCTGACCGTATTCAAGAGGCAAAACGCCTTGTTTCTACCTACGCCATCTCAGACGAGATGGCTGAAAAGCTTACATTTAATTTATTTCCAAATCTTAGATTGGACGGGCACGATAGCAAAGGAGTTTTAATCGTTGGAAATTATGGTACAGGGAAATCTCACCTGATGTCAGTAATTTCGGCGATTGCCGAGCATAGCAACCTAACGAAGGATCTAACAAACTCCAGCATTGTACATGCTGCGGCAACTATCGCAGGCAAGTTTAAGGTTGTCCGGGCTGAGATTGGCACAACTAAAATGTCTCTCCGCAACATCCTGGTTTCTGTTTTGGAAGAATACTTAGGTAACTTAGGCATTCAATATACTTTTCCTTCAGTTGAAGAGGTTATTAATACTAAGCCTGCCTTTGAGAAAATGATGGCTACCTTTAACAGTCATCCGGAGTACCAGGATAAGGGACTGCTTCTCGTGGTGGATGAGTTACTAGATTACCTGGGTAGCCGAACAGACCAGGAACTCAACCTTGATCTTTCTTTTTTAAGAGAAATTGGAGAAGTCTGTAAATATCTTCCATTCCGCTTTATTGCTGGACTTCAAGAACAATTATTTGATAACGATCGCTTCTCCTATGTAGCAGGAGCGATCCGGCGAGTGAAAGACCGATTTGATCAAGTCCTGATTGCTACTAGAGACATCAAGTTTGTTGTGGCTGAACGGCTTTTGAAGAAGAACGCCGAGCAGAAAGTCAAGATAAGAGAACATTTAGCTCGTTTTGCCAAGTTTTATGGAAATATGAACGAGCAAATAGAGGAGTATGTTGATCTCTTCCCAATTCATCCAGAATATATCAACGTCTTCAACCGGATTGCCTTCATTGAAAAGCGGGAAGTCTTAAGAACCCTGTCTCTAGCGATGCGGCGTAAGTTGGACGATGTTGTTCATGAAAGCGAGCCAGGGTTGATCAGCTATGACCAATACTGGACCGTCATCAAGGAAAATGCTGCCTTCAAAACGATTCCAGAAATCCGAGAGGTTGTTGAGTGCAGTGCCAAATTAGAAGGGTTGGTTGAAAGCAGCTATCCTCCTAGAGCATCAAAAGAGTTTGCCAAGAAGATAATTCACGGGTTGAGCCTGTATCGTCTAGCAGTGGGAGACATTGAAGCCCCTGTAGGGTTAACGGCAGAGGCGCTGAGAGATGGGCTTTGCCTCTACGAGCCTGGTGTGGAGGATATGAGCGACGAGCCTGCGGATGATTTGCGAGGTGAAGTTGAAACGGCTCTGCGTTTGATCAGTAATACCGTCAATGGGCAGTTTATCTCGGCAACAGATCGAGACAGCAAAGGTGTTCCTAGCGGGCAATTCTATCTAGACATCAAGAAAACGACTGATTATGATGCTCAAATTAACAAACGGGCTGAAAGCTTAGATGGAAGTAAACTTGACCAAGCCTACTTCAGAGCATTAGCCCAAATTCTTTACCTCTCTGATCGATACTATGCTGGGACTCACTTAGCTTGGGAATACGAGCTAGAGTGGCGCAGCCATCATGCATCTCGAATTGGCTACATGTTCTTCGGAACCCCAAATCAGCGTTCCACTGCTCAACCTCCCAGAGATTTTTATATCTTTTTTCTTCAGCCTTTTGGTGAACTGCCTAAGTTATCAAAGTCTGAGGCGAGTGATGTTTTCTTTGAGTTAGGTCGTCGAGATGAAACGTTTGATACAGCATTGAACTGGTATGCAGCCGCATTGGATCTGGAAGCCACCAGTTCTGGTAAGGCAAAGGAGACCTATGCCTCTAAAGCTGCTGGTTATTTGAGAAATCTGGTGAGGTGGCTGGAAACTAACATTACAACTGCTTTTAAGGTTACTTATCGAGGGCAGACAAAGCCACTACCGGAATGGATTAAGGGCAAGCTAACGACTGGGGGAGCACGCGCAGGCGTAAGAGATATCTTCAATACAGCCGCTTCGGTGTGTCTTGAAGATCATTTTCGGCAGCTAGCTCCGGATTATCCTGGCTTCTCTGTGTTGATTACGAATGAGAATAGACCTCAAGCTGCTCAAGATGCTCTCCGGTGGATGCGTGGGACAACCCAAACTAAGCAAGCAACTGCTGTACTGGATGCCCTAGAGCTTTTAGACGGCGATCGCCTGGTTCCTTCTGAATCAAAATATGCCAATTACACCTTGGAACTGTTACGAAGCAAAGGACAAGGACAGATTCTAAATCGATCGGAGCTGATTCAGGATGAATTTGGCATTGAGTTCATGGTCCGGTATCGTTTGGAACCTGAATGGATCGTTGTACTACTGGCAGGGTTGGTTTACAACGGAGACGTGGTTCTGTCGGTACGAGGTAAAAAATATGATGCGGGTGATCTGGATAGTTTGATTACGGCTCCTATTAGTGAGCTAGTCAATTTTAAGCACATTGAGCAGCCTAAGGATTGGAACGTACCTGTTCTAAAAGCAGTGTTTGAATTGGTCGGGCTAGAGCCAGGGAAAGCTGTTTTGGTGACTCAAACGGGGACAGAAGCGGAAGCAATCGTTGCTCAGCAGTTTCAACCTCGGCTCTCTGAGCTAGTAGCTCGGATTTTGAATGCCAGACAGCACCTGCCTAAATTAGCAGTTTGGGGACAGGCACTGATACCAGACGGACGTTTAGGAACGGTATATCAGACAACACTTAACGACACAAAGGTTTTTCTCGAATCGCTTCAGGCATTTAATACACCTGCAAAATTAAAGAATCTGAGGCTTGATCCATCAGAGTTAGGTCGTCAACAAAGGGGGGTAGATACTCTGCGACAGGTTGAGTATCTACTGGAAATGCTGACCAATCTGAGGGAGCCGACGAATTACCTGTCTCAGGCAAGCATGGCATTGCCTGAAAGCCATCCTTGGGTCATTGACGTGCGTCAGTTTCGCAATCAACTGGTGATGGAATTGCAAGACCCGGAGCAGCGAGAAGCTTCAGCTTTTCAACAAAGTACTCGGCAAAAGATTACTGAACTAAAGCGGGAGTATATTCGGACTTATGCCACTTTACACAGTCGTGGACGGTTGGGTGTGGCAGAAGTCCGTCAGCGTAATCGTTTAGTGCAGGACGAGCGGTGGAAAATGCTGTACCGATTGAAAGAGATTGATGTCATGCCTGTTCAGCAATTGCATGATTATCAACAGCGGTTGAATCGGCTCCAGGAATGTTCGCAACTGACTGAACAGGACTTGCAAAGCACACCCACCTGCCCTCATTGCCAGTTTCGTCCAGTCAGTGAAGACGTTCAGTCACCTGTTGGGTTACGGCTGGAACAGATGGATGCGGAATTGGATCAATTGGTTGCTAGCTGGACAAAATCCTTGCTCGATAACCTCAACTCAACCGTAGCTCAAGAGAGTATTCGCCTTCTGTCAGAGGACCAGCAGCAAGCTGTTACAGCATTTATAGAGTCGGGCGAATTGCCCGATCTCACCCCAGATTTTATCCATACACTGCAAGACTCTCTCTCTGGGCTGGAGAAGGTAGTTATTCAACTGGAAGAGATACGATCGGCGTTGCTGAAGGGTGGCTCTCCAATCTCTCCTGAGGAGTTCAAGAATCGTTTCAGAGACTATCTCAATGGCAAGATTCGTGGGTTAGACTCTACCAAGGTCAGGATTGTTTTGGAATGA
- the brxF gene encoding BREX-3 system P-loop-containing protein BrxF, with translation MNEYIERINQSVRHINQAPELHRHRLIVVVVTIGSRQTLSFREVAAQLGFQYVNVNLELSRLLLEISKQQQPVKAFKLLNDEIIGQSAQQGLVLDHLEILFDVGLRLDPMRCLLDIARRYMVVARWTGSYERGYLVQAEPGHPEYVQYQTQDAVIISVESNP, from the coding sequence ATGAATGAATACATAGAAAGGATTAACCAGTCTGTTCGCCATATTAATCAAGCTCCCGAGCTACACCGCCATCGGCTGATTGTAGTTGTGGTGACAATTGGCTCAAGGCAGACATTGTCATTTAGGGAAGTAGCTGCTCAGCTAGGGTTTCAGTATGTAAACGTTAATCTTGAACTAAGTCGACTTTTATTAGAAATCTCTAAGCAACAGCAGCCTGTTAAAGCATTCAAGTTACTTAATGATGAAATTATCGGGCAATCTGCCCAGCAGGGATTAGTCTTAGATCACCTTGAGATTCTTTTTGACGTAGGTTTAAGGCTAGATCCAATGCGATGTCTGCTTGATATAGCTCGTCGCTATATGGTGGTAGCGAGATGGACTGGTTCATACGAAAGGGGATACTTGGTTCAGGCGGAACCTGGGCACCCTGAATATGTCCAATATCAGACGCAAGACGCAGTGATTATAAGTGTTGAATCAAATCCCTGA
- a CDS encoding MerR family transcriptional regulator, whose product MARQEADERQAFLEKLKETLDNQQSALTIHGMAGAGKARLLQALGEYSSQAVGQVSIVSLSTGETFYTSTQASEITGCTRRQLQYWREKDVLVPHFNNRGTGRNVYYSVDDLVVLVLMDYMLSVGLDFQLSSKVLEEIRKQDAALLKFGQFKRFMLCRSSGDQQLELLEFNLEQAITALCNGQPAIPIWLDVVQASLVKKLKEWLGATGKAKKKHPVSQNKDLDL is encoded by the coding sequence ATGGCGAGGCAAGAAGCTGATGAAAGGCAAGCTTTCCTCGAGAAACTAAAGGAGACCTTAGACAATCAGCAATCAGCTCTCACGATTCACGGTATGGCAGGAGCAGGAAAAGCGAGGCTTTTACAAGCGCTCGGGGAGTACTCATCGCAAGCAGTAGGACAAGTATCAATTGTTAGTTTGTCTACGGGCGAAACTTTTTATACCAGTACTCAAGCGTCTGAAATCACAGGCTGTACTCGTCGTCAGTTACAGTATTGGCGTGAGAAAGATGTCCTTGTTCCCCATTTCAACAATAGGGGAACAGGCCGGAACGTCTACTATTCTGTCGATGACTTAGTCGTGCTTGTACTTATGGACTACATGCTTTCAGTTGGTCTTGATTTTCAACTTTCGAGCAAAGTATTAGAGGAAATAAGAAAACAAGATGCAGCATTGCTTAAATTTGGTCAATTTAAGCGATTTATGTTATGTCGAAGCTCCGGGGATCAACAGCTTGAGTTGTTAGAGTTCAATTTGGAGCAGGCAATTACGGCTTTGTGTAATGGTCAGCCTGCTATTCCTATTTGGCTAGACGTAGTTCAAGCTAGCTTAGTGAAAAAACTGAAGGAATGGCTAGGAGCAACGGGGAAAGCGAAAAAGAAGCATCCTGTTTCCCAAAATAAGGACCTTGACTTATAG
- a CDS encoding IS630 family transposase, which yields MQNLFGQGKRLRYLCQDEMRLGLKTETGRVITACGVKPMAKVAWKRDNFWVYGVVEPLSGWHFEQEYTQLNSEQFQSFLDALSTELGEDRALIQLDRAQAHQAQSLRWAENLIPVLQPAHSPELNPAERLWQYLKSQLEGEHFTTIAQMQKRLSQILGELLPEQVASLTSYDFILEALFYAALN from the coding sequence TTGCAGAACCTGTTTGGTCAAGGCAAACGGTTGCGGTATTTGTGCCAAGATGAGATGCGCTTGGGACTGAAAACGGAGACAGGGCGAGTCATCACTGCTTGTGGAGTGAAGCCGATGGCGAAAGTAGCGTGGAAGCGAGATAACTTCTGGGTCTATGGAGTCGTTGAACCGCTGAGTGGATGGCACTTTGAGCAGGAGTATACTCAGCTCAACTCTGAGCAGTTTCAATCCTTCCTAGATGCACTTTCAACGGAACTTGGCGAGGATCGGGCACTGATTCAATTAGACCGAGCGCAAGCGCATCAAGCTCAGAGTTTGCGTTGGGCAGAGAATCTGATTCCGGTACTGCAACCTGCTCACTCACCAGAGTTGAATCCAGCAGAACGATTGTGGCAGTATCTCAAATCTCAGCTAGAGGGCGAGCACTTCACAACGATCGCACAGATGCAGAAGCGATTGAGCCAGATTTTAGGCGAACTCCTTCCCGAACAAGTCGCTTCATTGACCAGTTATGATTTCATTTTAGAAGCCCTATTCTATGCAGCCTTAAATTGA
- a CDS encoding helix-turn-helix domain-containing protein, producing MARPFHVEIQESVEYLEKSLHQARRVSQKEKLQMLWWLKSAQVQQHQELAQRLGRNPSTITRWLQQYRQGGISELLRLKKSPGRPPEMDDEMLRQLQERLAQPEGFKSYGEVEQWVRSELGKAVKYKTVHKTVRYRLKAKLKVPRPQSIQQDPQAVTLFKKTSPLPF from the coding sequence ATGGCACGCCCCTTTCACGTTGAAATTCAAGAGAGTGTGGAGTATCTCGAAAAGAGCTTGCACCAAGCCCGAAGAGTGAGCCAAAAAGAGAAACTACAAATGCTGTGGTGGCTCAAGAGTGCTCAAGTGCAGCAACATCAAGAACTTGCTCAACGCTTGGGCCGCAATCCTTCAACCATTACTCGCTGGCTGCAACAGTATCGCCAAGGAGGTATCAGTGAGTTGCTGCGCCTCAAGAAGTCACCGGGTCGTCCACCAGAAATGGATGATGAGATGCTGCGGCAACTGCAAGAGCGTTTGGCACAACCGGAGGGATTCAAAAGTTATGGGGAGGTCGAACAGTGGGTGCGAAGCGAATTGGGCAAAGCCGTGAAATACAAAACGGTGCATAAAACCGTGCGTTATCGGCTGAAAGCAAAATTGAAGGTGCCTCGTCCTCAAAGCATTCAGCAAGATCCGCAAGCAGTCACCTTGTTTAAAAAAACATCCCCCTTGCCCTTCTAA
- a CDS encoding Mu transposase C-terminal domain-containing protein — protein MLSEEEFRQWCDRLNLPESTRKVVQDVRSSNPSRRVLGSRVSVTGFYSSRKMGLTIQFESHRNELARIYELEHDPDVLEYYDQPPPIELIYQAKSGRENRHLYTPDFFIIRVNSAGWEECKTEQELTKLSQDSPNRYSKQEDERWHCPPGEEFAARIELSFNVWSDAEISWISQRNFVWLEDYIGLEPSSVFDEASQAVVALIKAKLGITLAELLQQADGFNADDVYTLIVTDQLYVDLARFSLAEPETVRIFLNKELALAFERTTEIHPSTIPISLQNVQISVGSSLLWDSELWEVINTGITSTALLRSDGKLIELPNSAIDKLISEGKISSPIIEEIIGTKAEIEEILRRARPEDTREANRRYEIIQPYLGKNPPPRPSSTIRRWRDSFRKAEGLYGNGYIGLFPRNQEKGNYSPKVDDKSHQFMLNFIERNYENSKNRRILRVYESYVEACSVNEPPFFPLSRTTFSQAINKRDVVNKTLKREGRRAAIQKEEFYWELEITTPRHGSRPFEIVHVDHTELDVELVSSIQSLATCSSISISDVVKHNLGRPWATFMTDAFDRRLLAVYLTYEEPSYRSCMMVLRICVQRFRRFPQIIVVDNGAEFHSHYFEQLIAYHYSTKKHRPVAKARYGSVLERLFGVANTQFVHELTGNTQIMKKHRQVTKSVNPKNLAIWTLDELYESLCEWAYKIYDKREHPALGKSPRDAFKEGIALGGSRSHRRVEYDEAFRMLTLPAPDGGKRKVQPGYGIKIHNIYYWSNAFRDPQIEKSSVEVRYDPFDAGTAYALVQGQWVQCISNYYQYLQGRSEKEIRLASADLRKRKLSQGQKTIETDKELIQFLNSVEAKEGRLLQEHLKAAENRHVLQILETGFNENGDPIDSEASFCQSIEIASQSNLILSSETDISSHETDISNNVVEGELESDGDDVDGFVFYGEF, from the coding sequence ATGTTGAGCGAAGAAGAATTTAGACAGTGGTGCGATCGCCTCAATTTACCAGAGTCAACGCGAAAGGTCGTTCAGGACGTTCGTTCTTCCAATCCCTCGCGTCGAGTTTTAGGTAGCAGAGTAAGCGTTACAGGATTTTACTCCAGCCGAAAAATGGGGCTAACAATTCAGTTTGAGTCCCATCGGAACGAGTTAGCACGTATATATGAACTAGAGCATGATCCAGATGTGTTGGAGTATTATGATCAACCCCCACCCATTGAACTGATTTATCAAGCGAAAAGTGGGCGGGAGAATCGACATCTGTATACGCCTGATTTTTTTATCATTCGGGTTAACTCAGCAGGATGGGAAGAGTGCAAAACCGAGCAGGAACTAACAAAGCTTAGTCAAGACAGCCCAAATCGGTATTCCAAGCAAGAGGATGAACGATGGCATTGCCCACCAGGTGAAGAATTTGCAGCGAGGATTGAGCTTAGCTTCAACGTTTGGTCAGATGCAGAGATTAGTTGGATCTCTCAACGAAATTTTGTTTGGCTAGAAGACTATATTGGGCTAGAGCCATCCAGTGTGTTTGATGAAGCTAGCCAAGCAGTCGTTGCGCTCATCAAAGCCAAGCTAGGAATTACGCTAGCAGAGTTGCTTCAGCAAGCTGATGGCTTCAATGCAGATGACGTCTATACCTTAATTGTCACTGACCAGCTATATGTGGATTTGGCTAGATTTAGCCTAGCTGAACCGGAAACAGTTCGTATCTTCCTGAACAAAGAATTAGCTTTAGCATTTGAGCGCACTACCGAAATTCATCCCTCCACTATTCCAATCAGCCTTCAAAACGTTCAGATCTCAGTAGGATCTTCTTTACTCTGGGACAGCGAGCTTTGGGAAGTAATTAATACAGGTATTACATCAACTGCATTACTGCGATCGGATGGAAAGTTAATTGAATTACCAAATTCTGCAATCGACAAACTGATTTCGGAAGGGAAAATATCATCCCCCATTATTGAGGAGATTATTGGAACAAAGGCAGAAATCGAAGAAATTCTACGACGTGCTCGTCCTGAAGATACTAGAGAAGCAAATCGTCGGTATGAAATAATTCAGCCCTATTTAGGTAAAAATCCTCCTCCTAGACCCTCCAGTACAATTCGTCGCTGGCGAGATTCCTTTCGTAAAGCTGAAGGACTATATGGAAACGGATATATCGGGCTTTTTCCTAGGAATCAGGAAAAAGGAAACTATTCACCAAAAGTTGATGATAAGTCTCATCAGTTCATGCTCAACTTTATAGAAAGAAACTATGAAAATTCTAAAAACCGGAGAATTCTTCGGGTTTATGAAAGTTACGTTGAAGCATGTTCAGTTAATGAACCACCTTTTTTCCCCTTAAGCCGTACTACCTTTTCTCAAGCGATTAATAAACGAGATGTAGTTAATAAAACACTTAAACGTGAAGGTCGTCGAGCTGCTATTCAGAAAGAAGAGTTTTACTGGGAATTAGAAATAACTACACCTCGACATGGCAGTCGCCCTTTCGAAATTGTTCATGTTGATCATACAGAACTAGACGTTGAACTAGTCAGCTCTATTCAATCACTTGCTACCTGTAGCTCAATCTCTATTAGTGATGTAGTTAAACACAATCTTGGTCGTCCCTGGGCCACTTTCATGACTGATGCTTTTGACAGAAGGCTACTAGCAGTTTACCTGACCTATGAGGAACCAAGCTACCGATCTTGCATGATGGTGTTACGCATTTGTGTACAGCGATTTAGACGGTTTCCTCAAATTATTGTAGTAGACAATGGAGCAGAGTTTCACAGCCATTATTTTGAGCAGCTAATAGCCTATCACTACTCCACCAAAAAACACCGTCCTGTAGCTAAAGCGCGGTATGGCTCTGTTCTTGAAAGGCTCTTCGGTGTTGCAAATACCCAATTTGTTCATGAACTAACGGGTAACACTCAAATCATGAAAAAACATCGCCAAGTGACTAAATCAGTCAATCCTAAAAATTTAGCAATCTGGACATTAGATGAACTTTACGAATCACTTTGTGAGTGGGCTTATAAGATATACGATAAACGAGAACATCCAGCATTAGGTAAAAGTCCTCGTGACGCTTTTAAGGAGGGAATTGCATTAGGGGGCAGCCGTTCACATCGTAGGGTCGAATATGATGAAGCATTTCGTATGTTGACTTTGCCTGCTCCTGATGGCGGCAAACGGAAAGTACAACCTGGTTATGGGATAAAAATCCACAATATCTACTATTGGTCTAATGCCTTTCGTGATCCACAGATTGAGAAATCCTCAGTAGAGGTAAGATACGATCCATTCGATGCTGGGACTGCCTATGCTCTTGTTCAAGGGCAGTGGGTGCAATGTATATCTAATTACTATCAATATCTTCAGGGTCGCTCTGAAAAAGAAATCCGCCTTGCTAGTGCAGATCTGCGTAAGCGGAAACTTAGTCAAGGGCAAAAAACTATTGAAACTGACAAAGAATTAATCCAATTTCTTAATTCAGTAGAAGCAAAAGAAGGGCGATTGCTGCAAGAACACTTAAAAGCTGCTGAAAATCGTCATGTTTTGCAAATACTTGAGACTGGATTTAATGAGAATGGAGACCCTATAGATTCAGAAGCATCCTTTTGTCAGAGCATTGAGATTGCTTCTCAAAGTAACTTAATCCTAAGTTCTGAAACTGACATTTCAAGCCATGAAACCGACATCTCAAATAATGTTGTCGAAGGTGAATTGGAGAGCGATGGAGACGACGTAGACGGTTTTGTATTTTATGGAGAGTTTTAA
- a CDS encoding ATP-binding protein, translated as MQLTGGFPRELLDSSVTERVAFFDSYTMPHPRLFEAVQQLTNSIYESAKPPLVFVFGPTGVGKSTLIRKVSKTLIETALPDLFENKGRIPCAGIEAATPEFSNFDWKDLYVRGLIALQEPLIDNKVAPNSVTKKTNSDKNKLKLRLSFEEALRQRHPDAFFIDEAQNLGKLSSGRKLKDQTDCIKSIANISGVQFILVGTYELIVLRNLSAQLCRRSVDIHFSRYQSNPEDLKVFENIVRTFQYYLPLPEMPDLASHWDFCYERTIGCVGILKDWLSRTLSAVLKADPSARTVTYKDLKKHAWSVEQCKVMLAEAMEAEGKFRDKDAGKNDLRIALGLAPSQPSTRQMPSQSNTATSQSKRKTRSVGKPNPTRRPTGEQSDG; from the coding sequence ATGCAACTAACAGGTGGGTTTCCTCGCGAATTACTAGACTCTTCTGTCACAGAAAGAGTTGCCTTTTTTGATAGTTATACAATGCCCCATCCAAGGTTATTTGAGGCAGTTCAACAATTAACAAATTCTATATACGAATCAGCTAAACCACCACTTGTCTTTGTATTTGGACCTACTGGAGTTGGCAAATCAACCTTAATACGCAAGGTTAGTAAAACACTCATAGAGACAGCTTTACCCGACTTGTTTGAGAATAAAGGTCGGATTCCGTGTGCAGGCATTGAAGCTGCAACTCCAGAATTCAGTAACTTTGACTGGAAGGATCTTTATGTTCGGGGTTTGATTGCTTTACAAGAACCACTAATTGATAATAAGGTTGCTCCTAATTCTGTCACAAAAAAAACTAATTCTGACAAGAACAAATTAAAACTACGTCTTTCTTTTGAAGAAGCATTACGTCAGCGTCATCCTGATGCATTCTTTATTGATGAAGCTCAAAATTTGGGGAAACTAAGCAGTGGACGCAAGTTAAAAGACCAGACGGATTGCATCAAATCCATTGCAAATATTTCTGGAGTTCAATTTATTTTAGTCGGAACCTATGAACTGATAGTTCTTCGAAATTTAAGCGCACAATTATGCCGCCGTAGCGTAGATATCCATTTTTCACGCTATCAGTCTAATCCTGAAGACCTAAAAGTCTTTGAAAATATTGTTAGAACCTTCCAATACTATTTGCCGTTACCAGAAATGCCTGATCTGGCTAGCCATTGGGATTTTTGCTATGAGCGGACAATCGGTTGTGTTGGGATTCTTAAAGATTGGTTGTCTCGTACACTCAGCGCAGTACTTAAAGCTGACCCATCAGCAAGAACAGTTACCTATAAAGACTTGAAGAAGCATGCTTGGTCTGTAGAACAATGCAAAGTTATGTTAGCCGAAGCTATGGAGGCAGAGGGAAAATTTAGGGATAAGGATGCGGGAAAAAATGACTTAAGAATAGCCTTAGGGTTAGCCCCTAGCCAACCATCAACTAGGCAAATGCCTTCTCAATCCAATACAGCGACATCTCAAAGTAAACGAAAAACTCGTAGTGTGGGCAAGCCAAACCCAACCCGCCGTCCTACAGGAGAACAAAGTGATGGTTGA